One segment of Bradyrhizobium sp. CB2312 DNA contains the following:
- a CDS encoding acyl-CoA thioesterase II, with the protein MSKALRAILELEEIEVNLFRGKNPNPSLQWVFGGQLIAQSLMAASRTVGLRMAHSLHAYFIRPGDPKVPIIYKTEDLRDGKSYSIRRVTAIQHGMPIFSVMFSFHAEEQSAFDHQAIMANVPPPEELTDEKTLSKRSMLAGLSKRTRRRYGPNRPIQMPSPQIELRAAEIGRNVGQKTGDGRVHLWIRITEDLPDDPALQMCALAYASDWSLLDAIMARYGRTLLDGRMLAASLDHAMWFHRPFRVDDWLLYAQESPSAQGGRGLARGMIFTRDGTLVASVAQEGLVRERR; encoded by the coding sequence ATGTCCAAAGCCCTGCGCGCGATCCTCGAGCTTGAGGAGATCGAGGTGAATTTGTTTCGCGGAAAGAACCCGAATCCCAGTTTACAATGGGTGTTCGGCGGCCAGCTGATCGCACAGTCTCTGATGGCGGCATCCCGCACGGTGGGACTCAGGATGGCGCATTCGCTACACGCCTATTTCATTCGGCCCGGCGACCCCAAGGTGCCGATCATTTATAAGACCGAAGATCTGCGCGACGGCAAGAGCTATTCGATTCGTCGCGTCACGGCGATCCAGCACGGCATGCCGATCTTCTCTGTCATGTTTTCGTTTCACGCCGAGGAGCAGAGCGCCTTTGACCACCAGGCCATAATGGCCAACGTGCCGCCGCCGGAAGAACTCACCGACGAGAAGACGCTATCCAAGCGATCGATGCTGGCCGGACTGTCAAAGCGAACCCGTCGTCGGTACGGACCCAATCGCCCGATTCAGATGCCCTCTCCTCAGATTGAATTGCGCGCGGCTGAGATAGGCCGGAATGTGGGGCAGAAGACCGGCGATGGCCGCGTTCATCTCTGGATTAGAATTACTGAGGATCTGCCCGACGATCCGGCGCTGCAAATGTGCGCGCTGGCCTATGCCTCGGATTGGTCGCTACTTGATGCGATAATGGCGCGCTATGGCCGCACGTTACTCGATGGCCGTATGCTGGCGGCAAGCCTCGACCACGCGATGTGGTTTCACCGACCATTCCGGGTCGACGACTGGCTGCTGTACGCCCAAGAGTCGCCGAGCGCGCAGGGCGGACGCGGCCTTGCCCGCGGCATGATCTTCACGCGTGATGGCACGCTGGTGGCGTCCGTCGCCCAAGAGGGCTTGGTGCGCGAGCGACGCTGA
- a CDS encoding aminotransferase class I/II-fold pyridoxal phosphate-dependent enzyme — MHQQIAPTDMDCLTGKSRNFAHVITESKPCLDAGEMAGLMTVRGRSGRAIGWSKDPLNTRREVIDFVRCSYLGLDNHPVIVAGAIEAIEAQRSLHGSYARTRLDFDLLGELEGLLSELFRARVLAFSSDMLANLGAIAILASGQLTGGRKPVVVFDHSVHISLAYQKPVVAQETRVETLAHNDVEALERLCREHPAVAYICDGVYSMGGHLPVKELRHLQEHYGLFLYINDAHGISIFGCQGEGFARSQLPQVLDERTIIAASLSKGFGASGGVLMLGAADHEALLRGQSIPDAFSAAPDLVAIGAALGSCKIHRSAELCQRQRRLAQRVDIFDRRVATAEQGNLLPIRTITIGSEANAIAIARGLLDCGFYTLATFFPRQRSAGIQVCITAEHEVRDIERLCDCILKKAAETTGKPYPLR, encoded by the coding sequence ATGCACCAGCAGATCGCTCCCACCGATATGGATTGCCTCACTGGAAAGTCTCGGAACTTCGCCCACGTGATAACCGAGAGCAAGCCATGTTTAGATGCCGGCGAGATGGCTGGCCTTATGACCGTCCGTGGACGTTCGGGGCGCGCGATTGGTTGGAGCAAGGATCCGCTTAACACCCGTCGGGAGGTAATTGACTTCGTGCGATGCTCTTACCTGGGCCTCGACAATCATCCGGTGATCGTCGCTGGCGCGATTGAAGCGATCGAGGCGCAGCGGTCATTGCATGGCTCCTACGCCCGAACGCGGCTCGATTTCGATCTTCTGGGAGAGCTTGAAGGACTCCTGTCCGAGCTGTTCCGTGCGCGCGTGCTCGCCTTCTCCAGTGACATGCTCGCTAATCTTGGCGCAATCGCCATCCTTGCTTCGGGTCAATTGACGGGCGGCAGGAAGCCGGTCGTCGTGTTCGATCACTCCGTACACATCTCGCTCGCTTATCAGAAGCCGGTTGTGGCTCAAGAAACGCGAGTGGAAACGTTAGCGCACAACGACGTCGAGGCGCTCGAGCGCTTGTGTAGAGAGCATCCAGCAGTTGCGTATATATGCGACGGCGTTTACTCCATGGGAGGGCATTTGCCAGTCAAGGAACTGCGCCATCTCCAAGAACATTATGGACTCTTTCTCTATATTAACGATGCCCACGGCATATCGATCTTCGGATGCCAAGGCGAAGGATTCGCTCGCTCTCAGCTTCCGCAAGTGCTCGATGAGAGAACGATTATTGCAGCCTCGTTGTCCAAGGGATTCGGTGCATCAGGCGGAGTGTTGATGCTTGGTGCGGCGGATCACGAGGCGCTGCTTCGAGGACAGTCTATTCCCGATGCGTTTTCAGCGGCCCCCGATCTGGTGGCTATTGGCGCTGCACTCGGATCGTGCAAGATTCATCGATCAGCAGAACTCTGCCAGCGGCAGCGGCGATTGGCGCAACGCGTCGACATCTTTGATCGTCGTGTCGCAACTGCCGAGCAAGGCAATTTACTTCCGATCAGAACGATCACGATCGGATCGGAGGCCAATGCGATTGCGATCGCAAGAGGGCTTCTCGATTGCGGCTTCTATACGTTGGCGACGTTCTTTCCCCGGCAACGAAGCGCAGGGATTCAGGTGTGCATTACCGCGGAGCATGAGGTCCGCGACATAGAGCGGCTGTGCGACTGCATTTTGAAAAAAGCAGCTGAAACCACGGGAAAGCCCTACCCGTTGAGGTGA
- a CDS encoding CoA-binding protein gives MNSEKQAASDPQLCRNLQFLFEPKGVAVVGASPKPSLAKSILNNIVSSGFDGNLAGVNPNYSIVDDVDCYRCISDVPFQVDLAILCVRAENILPILEECELKSVRAAQIISSGFAEIDSNEGRVRQQKILHWAKRATTTIAIGPNSFGVINMHRPMIAVGESSIAKIAAGGVSGVFQSGQMAAVVHPLIGRGVGIGKIATTGNEVSVTTAEVVNYFAVDPQTEVIISYSEGIKNPESFAAACARARKGGKPIIMLRVGAHPEARRGIGRHTATQAVNNYQRELKFLEELGVITVGSVEDLIETVMAFKASGRPRGNRVAFVSFSGGMGNIMADSILSTSGLKLASFSGRLCKRLADVLPNFANSFNPLDLSAQSAFDAGVLSDCMQVLGQSGEFDILLWGKDLPISIDDESPVGLMLKELVLQHPEIVVIPVSQMNGLCRDSEGGSPPMFAGRPLLQGTGVAVRALGKVIDWHRSI, from the coding sequence ATGAACAGTGAGAAGCAAGCAGCGAGCGATCCGCAGCTATGTCGTAATCTTCAATTCCTTTTCGAACCGAAAGGAGTTGCCGTTGTGGGTGCCTCGCCGAAACCGAGCCTCGCGAAAAGCATTCTTAACAACATTGTGTCCTCCGGCTTCGATGGAAATCTCGCTGGTGTCAATCCGAACTACAGTATTGTTGACGACGTGGACTGTTACAGGTGCATTTCAGACGTTCCGTTCCAGGTCGATCTGGCCATCCTATGCGTTCGAGCTGAGAACATTCTGCCCATTCTAGAGGAATGCGAACTAAAGTCAGTGCGGGCCGCACAGATCATCTCCAGCGGCTTCGCGGAAATTGATTCGAATGAAGGACGCGTTAGGCAGCAAAAAATTCTGCACTGGGCAAAACGCGCGACGACAACAATCGCTATCGGGCCCAACAGCTTCGGAGTCATCAATATGCACCGGCCGATGATTGCCGTTGGGGAAAGCAGCATAGCCAAGATCGCCGCTGGAGGCGTCAGCGGCGTCTTTCAGAGCGGACAGATGGCTGCAGTAGTGCATCCGCTGATCGGTAGGGGTGTCGGTATTGGCAAAATCGCAACGACTGGTAACGAAGTCAGCGTGACAACAGCCGAAGTTGTCAATTACTTCGCGGTCGATCCACAAACAGAAGTCATCATCAGTTATTCGGAAGGGATCAAGAATCCCGAAAGTTTCGCGGCTGCCTGCGCGCGCGCGCGGAAAGGAGGAAAGCCGATCATCATGTTGCGCGTTGGCGCTCATCCTGAGGCGCGAAGGGGCATCGGCCGACATACAGCGACACAAGCCGTAAACAACTATCAACGCGAACTCAAGTTCCTCGAAGAACTGGGTGTAATCACGGTCGGATCGGTCGAGGACCTAATCGAAACGGTTATGGCTTTCAAAGCGTCTGGCAGACCACGTGGGAATCGCGTTGCTTTCGTTAGCTTTTCAGGCGGAATGGGAAACATTATGGCCGACTCAATTTTGTCGACATCGGGCTTGAAGCTCGCTTCGTTCTCGGGCCGATTGTGCAAACGACTGGCAGATGTCCTTCCGAATTTCGCGAACAGCTTTAATCCCCTTGATCTGAGTGCCCAGAGTGCGTTCGATGCCGGGGTCCTGAGCGATTGCATGCAGGTACTCGGACAAAGTGGGGAATTTGACATCCTTCTCTGGGGCAAGGACTTGCCGATAAGCATCGATGATGAATCACCCGTTGGCCTCATGCTTAAGGAGCTAGTGCTCCAACATCCTGAAATCGTTGTTATCCCAGTTTCACAAATGAATGGACTCTGCCGAGATAGCGAGGGTGGTTCCCCACCCATGTTCGCCGGCCGACCTCTCTTGCAAGGCACGGGAGTCGCGGTTCGAGCACTGGGCAAAGTGATCGACTGGCATAGGTCAATTTAG
- the istA gene encoding IS21 family transposase, whose translation MRRVRDVIRMKAAGLPSREIARRVGAAPSTVRLALRRFEAAGLSWPLPDDVTDTVLELRLFAKTGNGNRQGHRRIAEPDWATVHRELKRKHVTLSILWEEYIATEPGGYRYSRFCELYRAWEGRLSVTMRQAHVAGDKLFVDYAGDGVPVVVDRLTGERRTAQIFVAELGASSFTYAQATWTQGLADWISAHVGAFAAIGGIPALLVPDNTKVAVIKASLYDPQINRTYAEMAAHYGTAILPARPRKPRDKAKVEQAVLIVERWLLGRLRHRTFYSLAEVNAAIGELLTRLNEERPIRRLGVTRRRLLEEVDRPALKPLPVSPYVLAEWRIRRVSLDYHVEVEKHYYSVPHRFARAEVEVRFTARTVEIFHKGERIAAHQRMSGNHKHTTVPEHMASSHRRYAGWTIARIRQDAAAIGPATSALCDLILDERSHPEQGFRACLGILRLAASYGRERLDAAAARAIDIGARTYGSVKSILANNLDRRPAHQRSADDAPILHANIRGPRYYN comes from the coding sequence ATGCGCCGTGTGCGCGATGTGATCAGAATGAAGGCGGCGGGGCTGCCGAGCCGCGAGATTGCGCGACGGGTGGGCGCGGCACCCTCGACGGTGCGGCTGGCGCTCCGGCGGTTCGAGGCCGCGGGCTTGAGCTGGCCGTTGCCAGACGACGTCACCGACACGGTTCTGGAACTTCGCCTGTTCGCTAAGACCGGCAATGGCAACCGTCAGGGTCACCGCCGCATCGCCGAGCCCGACTGGGCGACCGTGCACCGCGAGCTCAAACGCAAGCACGTGACGCTGTCGATCCTGTGGGAGGAATATATCGCCACCGAGCCCGGCGGATACCGGTACTCGCGCTTCTGTGAGCTCTACCGCGCCTGGGAGGGCCGTCTGTCGGTGACGATGCGCCAGGCCCATGTGGCTGGCGACAAGCTGTTCGTCGACTACGCCGGCGATGGCGTGCCGGTGGTGGTCGACCGCCTGACCGGTGAGCGCAGAACGGCGCAGATCTTCGTCGCCGAGCTCGGCGCATCGAGCTTCACCTACGCGCAGGCGACGTGGACGCAGGGGCTCGCCGACTGGATCAGCGCCCATGTTGGCGCCTTCGCGGCGATCGGCGGCATACCGGCGCTGCTGGTGCCCGACAACACCAAGGTCGCGGTCATCAAGGCGAGCCTGTACGACCCGCAGATCAATCGTACCTATGCGGAGATGGCGGCGCATTACGGCACCGCCATCTTGCCGGCGCGGCCGCGCAAGCCGCGCGACAAGGCCAAGGTCGAGCAGGCCGTCCTCATCGTCGAGCGCTGGCTGCTCGGTCGCCTGCGTCATCGCACCTTCTACAGCCTGGCCGAGGTCAATGCGGCGATCGGCGAACTGCTCACGAGGCTGAACGAGGAACGGCCGATCCGACGGCTCGGCGTGACACGCCGCCGGTTGCTCGAGGAGGTCGACCGGCCGGCGCTCAAGCCATTGCCGGTGTCCCCCTACGTCCTCGCCGAGTGGCGGATCCGCCGCGTCAGTCTCGATTACCACGTCGAGGTGGAGAAGCATTACTACAGCGTTCCGCATCGCTTCGCCCGCGCCGAGGTCGAGGTGCGGTTCACGGCCCGCACCGTCGAGATCTTCCACAAGGGCGAGCGGATCGCCGCGCATCAGCGCATGAGCGGCAATCACAAACACACCACCGTGCCGGAGCACATGGCCTCCAGCCATCGGCGCTACGCCGGCTGGACCATCGCGCGTATCCGCCAGGACGCCGCCGCGATCGGGCCGGCGACCAGCGCGTTGTGCGACCTCATTCTCGACGAGCGCTCGCACCCCGAGCAAGGCTTCCGCGCCTGCCTCGGCATCCTCAGGCTCGCCGCCTCCTATGGGCGCGAACGGCTGGACGCCGCGGCTGCGCGGGCGATCGACATCGGCGCGCGCACCTATGGCTCGGTCAAGTCGATCCTCGCCAATAATCTCGATCGGCGTCCTGCTCACCAGCGCTCCGCGGACGATGCGCCGATCCTGCATGCCAACATCCGCGGACCGCGCTACTACAATTAG
- a CDS encoding class I adenylate-forming enzyme family protein, producing MTTLTKLTQPELQDRVANALRKIDALESAYESVTIGQLVSMRARTHGSMTAIEVFERGERATYSQMDRLTNRYARALRAIGVRKRDRVGVMLPNRIQFPILWFAMAKLGAVMVPINMRYTPREIEYILSDTQAKFAVIDGAAWSVFSIMDPWPQHLAKERVILVGQPSDGAPNTLDKLLKGVDSSVVEEDVRPDDLLNIQYTSGTTGFPKGCMLTHDYWGVTSYQGTCGDGEPYQRYLATQPFFYGDPQGYLLKSYRQGGTLYLAPSLSSTRFIGWLRQHRIEWCVFTELIARQAEAADEDGATCLKQTLNWGWSPDTVRQFRKRFRVRTQDAYGMTEIGFGATMPKDLDEMADSGSVGIRAPFRNLRLMNDNGTPTPDGEIGELWISGRGIFKGYWNRPEANATSFQGEWFKTGDLLRRDELGFYWLIGRTKDMIRRSSENIAAREVEAVIREIPEVADVAAVPVRDAKRGEEVKIYLELKEGLTPGDLPIERILEHARARLAVFKVPRYIAFNSALPRTTSSNKVLKRELMAVSDPLAGAYDTEEKRWH from the coding sequence ATGACGACACTTACAAAGTTGACACAACCCGAGCTGCAAGATCGCGTCGCAAATGCGTTGCGCAAGATCGATGCGCTGGAATCCGCATACGAGAGCGTCACGATCGGCCAGCTAGTCTCAATGCGGGCGAGAACGCACGGTTCAATGACCGCAATCGAAGTCTTCGAGCGCGGCGAGCGCGCGACGTACTCGCAGATGGACCGATTGACTAACCGATATGCGCGTGCCCTACGTGCAATCGGCGTAAGGAAGCGGGATCGTGTTGGTGTGATGCTGCCCAATCGGATCCAATTCCCGATCCTGTGGTTCGCGATGGCCAAGCTCGGTGCTGTAATGGTCCCCATAAACATGCGCTACACTCCGAGGGAAATCGAATATATTCTCAGCGATACGCAGGCCAAATTCGCCGTCATCGATGGGGCGGCGTGGTCAGTCTTCTCGATCATGGATCCATGGCCGCAACACCTCGCCAAGGAGCGAGTAATTCTCGTTGGACAGCCTTCCGACGGCGCACCCAATACCCTGGATAAGTTGCTCAAGGGAGTCGACAGTTCTGTGGTTGAGGAGGATGTCCGCCCGGACGACCTGTTGAACATTCAATATACTTCGGGGACAACGGGCTTTCCGAAGGGCTGCATGTTGACGCACGACTACTGGGGCGTGACTTCGTACCAAGGTACGTGCGGGGATGGGGAGCCGTACCAGAGGTATCTTGCTACACAACCGTTCTTCTATGGCGATCCGCAGGGATATCTTCTGAAGTCCTATCGTCAGGGCGGCACTCTCTATCTGGCTCCGTCACTCAGTTCGACGCGCTTCATCGGTTGGCTCAGGCAACACCGTATAGAGTGGTGCGTGTTTACCGAGTTGATAGCGCGTCAGGCCGAGGCGGCCGACGAAGACGGAGCGACATGTCTTAAGCAGACCCTGAATTGGGGTTGGAGTCCTGACACGGTGCGCCAGTTCCGCAAGCGGTTTCGAGTGCGCACACAGGATGCTTACGGGATGACGGAAATTGGGTTTGGTGCGACAATGCCGAAGGACCTTGACGAGATGGCCGACTCCGGGTCGGTGGGCATTCGTGCGCCCTTTCGGAACCTGCGACTGATGAATGACAATGGCACACCCACCCCGGATGGCGAAATTGGTGAACTGTGGATTAGCGGTCGTGGAATCTTCAAGGGCTACTGGAACCGCCCGGAGGCGAATGCAACTTCGTTCCAGGGGGAATGGTTCAAGACAGGGGACCTGCTGCGGCGAGATGAATTAGGCTTTTATTGGCTGATAGGACGCACCAAGGATATGATCCGACGCTCGAGCGAGAATATTGCTGCGCGCGAGGTGGAAGCTGTCATCCGCGAGATTCCTGAGGTTGCGGACGTGGCCGCCGTACCCGTTCGCGATGCAAAGCGCGGCGAAGAGGTCAAGATCTACCTGGAACTGAAGGAAGGCCTCACACCAGGTGATCTGCCAATCGAGCGCATTCTTGAACATGCTCGTGCTCGCCTTGCCGTGTTCAAGGTGCCGCGATACATCGCCTTTAATTCGGCGCTCCCCAGAACAACCTCCAGCAATAAAGTGCTCAAACGCGAGCTGATGGCCGTGAGTGATCCGCTCGCCGGCGCCTACGACACTGAAGAGAAGCGCTGGCACTGA
- the istB gene encoding IS21-like element helper ATPase IstB produces the protein MLTHPTLDRLNALGLHGMAKAFADIEATGEAASLGHAEWLALLLEREASLRHDKRLATRLRYAKLRQQACVEDIDYRTPRGLDRPLFAKLVEGRWIDDHVNLLICGPAGVGKSWLASALGHKACRDNRSVLYQRVPRLFDDLALARGDGRHPRLLRGLGRVDLLILDDWGLEPLDAGARHDLLEILEDRYGHRSTIVTSQLPVDQWHLLIGDPTYADAVLDRLVHNAHRLDLTGESLRRSRQPARKT, from the coding sequence TTGCTCACCCATCCGACCCTCGACCGCCTCAACGCCCTCGGCCTCCACGGCATGGCCAAGGCCTTCGCCGACATCGAAGCCACCGGTGAGGCCGCAAGCCTCGGTCACGCCGAATGGCTTGCTCTGCTGCTCGAACGTGAAGCCTCGCTGCGGCACGACAAACGGCTCGCCACCCGCCTGCGCTACGCCAAGCTGCGCCAGCAGGCGTGCGTCGAGGACATCGACTACCGCACCCCGCGCGGTCTCGACCGTCCGCTGTTCGCCAAGCTTGTCGAGGGCCGCTGGATCGACGACCACGTCAATCTCCTGATCTGCGGCCCGGCCGGCGTCGGCAAGAGTTGGCTCGCCTCGGCGCTCGGCCACAAGGCCTGTCGCGACAATCGCTCCGTGCTCTATCAGCGCGTCCCGCGCCTGTTCGACGATCTGGCGCTCGCCCGCGGCGACGGTCGCCATCCACGCCTGTTGCGCGGCCTTGGCCGTGTCGATCTGCTGATCCTCGATGATTGGGGGCTCGAGCCGCTCGATGCCGGCGCCCGTCACGACCTCCTGGAAATCCTCGAAGATCGCTACGGTCATCGCTCCACCATCGTCACCAGCCAGCTCCCCGTGGACCAGTGGCATCTGCTCATTGGAGATCCCACCTATGCCGACGCCGTGCTCGATCGCCTCGTCCACAATGCCCATCGGCTCGACCTCACCGGTGAGAGCCTGCGCCGAAGCCGGCAACCCGCCCGAAAGACCTGA